A single region of the Lepeophtheirus salmonis chromosome 12, UVic_Lsal_1.4, whole genome shotgun sequence genome encodes:
- the LOC121126572 gene encoding uncharacterized protein isoform X2 — protein MPVNTSSTGASYGKSSDPLCPLGFHPQVRWPTRCKRCFRDYKEHSDASDRKKYGDLETQKTNSWTLTNTNLRSGFTKSKSLDVSTDIPDWRKRMILRQEHKEIQMRFDIKDQHEEGVPKVSRSQSVQPEKSTEKQQIELCKSTKDQQKIEVVNSNFNLFDSSEKCRIDAALSKKDQTSNINTSNSWVSWKAKNEPTKKNANIELTPSEPSWRKVEKEKSKYSTPQKDIRKINSSVCNTASKEILKHSSKPISESQKTVIISKLTYPQIYSTDSTKPFSQNIEKSKNNELSFQEVQCILPEVNTNYDSKEFESHKALKISEELLKAKAKIREYEICISNYDKDKKSSVIKIKELENELEKRPLQSETQKIISELKTKYSFIEKKCHHLEKENDNLLNNVQNLEGELEEVQDNFREDEADEYRHIKRELEIASKNCRVLQFKLKKVEKFNHDLGKENNILESKIKALSSRDESLSSINDSDKILHLEKELEERNILIKKLESHSSITNFNRRINGPTLNRSGSIESNIEDQLTKDLQDSIERENDLKEHLSMAEEESLQLRKQLSLVEDENESLTSQVKCLSSKAYGNSKKYKQSSSALTRDNERLLDKEESFSKEIKTQMDVKDQENISLRRKVENLINDNHKMAMQLKEFSKHKGSQKQQFTESLSNIHAELINTDLNGTRVTKMDNSKVHLLTSSNSENNKDCALKDQNELLKSQKIKLENKLSNLEEVLKNQKLLNEKKNTQNQSEDEIDQLKSRLDKSFYKANELGKKLNIVTDKADQAQREVITIEREKRRIEDEKIRANTNIAKLELEIRNLKSELNNTKEECDTLKRKNRDNLVQTQDGVKVFKDQISNIKQELIDEQNKVKDTRELFENKVTQLQDELGKLSKSKDESLKKIKDLEEKWCKSKRINLQRKEKIENLEKQLECKKSDNDTMAKILSLEKENDSLRRICETKSSNYEFENLKSKYDDIEKEISMAKEKLQSEMNDLENKYQKLKTEYSAVTTDLENLRASYNMEASIWAKEKMDLQKKLNEIGDKFNNSSSNGWTIERNRFKKIIEDRDAQINQLKIEADVSRSQVVCLKKECDDIKCKLNDYEKMSKFQKVVSNDNSIAEELEFKLNEINKKIVSEQREHKTEINTIVMKYKSKLDIMDEEMSSLKSTCSKYRRERETYKDMLESLENSKSRGTSSIDSEVNEYKSKFNDLTLKMQILEDELNDSKIEALKATAKIISEKSTYEIQIAELNSRINELEECALIESGRARIAGTRTKMELAWQKERDNQKKLINELNAMTRDLKSTLIEMEKERDCERLESKRKIDGMRKAFDSENEDTKKQITDLQYDLLELRDAHAKLRTTNEKLRRDRFKIEKENENLKSVLKEKTRMELDEDKKIESLAKDIEEFLKSMSQLTKKDFKLSRIDTEIAKEEFQSALRRIKESTSELFKIHKVKEVSHKSIVYQKKYEESKRHS, from the coding sequence atgccaGTTAATACAAGTAGTACAGGTGCCAGTTATGGAAAGTCATCTGATCCCTTATGTCCATTGGGATTCCATCCTCAAGTTCGTTGGCCCACAAGGTGTAAAAGATGTTTTCGTGATTACAAGGAGCATTCAGATGCAtctgatagaaaaaaatatggggaTCTTGAGACACAAAAGACTAATTCATGGACTTTAACGAATACAAATTTACGTTCTGGTTTCACTAAATCTAAAAGTTTAGATGTATCTACTGACATTCCTGATTGGCGCAAGCGAATGATATTACGACAAGAACACAAAGAGATACAAATGAGATTTGATATAAAAGATCAACATGAAGAAGGAGTTCCTAAAGTTTCTCGAAGTCAATCTGTCCAACCAGAAAAAAGTACTGAAAAACAACAGATTGAGTTATGTAAATCAACAaaagatcaacaaaaaattgaagtcgttaattcaaattttaatttgttcgaTTCATCAGAAAAATGTCGAATAGATGCAGCTTTAAGTAAAAAAGatcaaacttcaaatattaatacttCTAATTCATGGGTATCATGGAAAGCAAAGAATGAACCTACAAAAAAGAACGCCAATATTGAATTAACACCTTCAGAACCATCTTggagaaaagtagaaaaagaaaagtcaaaatataGTACACCACAaaaagatataagaaaaataaattcctcTGTATGTAATACAGCATCCAaagaaattttgaaacattcaTCTAAACCGATTTCAGAATCCCAAAAGACTGTAATTATCTCGAAATTAACATATCCTCAAATTTATTCTACAGATTCTACCAAAcccttttctcaaaatattgaaaagagcaaaaataatgaactatcaTTTCAAGAAGTACAATGCATATTACCTGAGGTAAATACCAATTATGATTCCAAGGAGTTTGAATCTCATAAGGCCCTTAAAATATCAGAAGAACTTCTTAAAGCAAAAGCAAAAATTCGAGAATATGAAATTTGTATCTCAAACTatgataaagataaaaaatcgagtgttattaaaataaaagagttaGAAAATGAGCTTGAAAAGCGACCTCTACAATCagaaacccaaaaaataatttcggaACTCAAAACGAAGTACAGTTTCATTGAGAAAAAATGTCATcacttagaaaaagaaaatgataaccttttaaataatgttcAAAATTTAGAAGGTGAATTAGAAGAAGTTCAAGATAATTTCAGAGAAGATGAAGCTGATGAATATCGTCATATTAAAAGAGAGCTGGAAATAGCTTCTAAGAATTGTCGTGTATTACAATTCAAATTGAagaaagttgaaaaatttaatcatgatttaggaaaagaaaataatattctggAATCAAAAATAAAGGCATTATCATCTAGAGATGAATCTTTATCGTCCATAAATGATTCCGATAAAATACTTCACTTAGAAAAAGAACTAGAAGAgagaaatatattgattaagaaACTTGAATCACATAGCTCAATAACCAATTTTAATCGGCGTATTAATGGTCCTACTCTTAATCGTAGTGGATCCATAGAATCCAATATAGAAGATCAACTTACGAAAGATCTTCAAGACTCAATCGAAAGGGAAAACGATCTCAAAGAACACTTATCAATGGCTGAGGAGGAATCATTACAATTAAGGAAGCAACTATCACTAGTAGAAGACGAAAACGAGAGTCTTACTTCACAAGTAAAATGTTTATCTAGTAAAGCTTATGGTAATTCAAAGAAGTATAAACAGAGCTCCAGTGCTCTTACCAGAGATAATGAAAGGTTACTTGATAAAGAAGaatctttttcaaaagaaataaaaactcaaatggATGTTAAGgatcaagaaaatatatcacttcgtagaaaagtagaaaatttaattaatgataatcaTAAAATGGCTATGCAATTAAAAGAGTTTTCTAAACATAAAGGTTCTCAAAAGCAGCAATTCACGGAGTCACTTTCAAATATACATGCAGAATTGATTAACACAGATTTAAATGGTACAAGAGTTACGAAAATGGATAATTCCAAAGTACACTTGTTGACATCATCCAATTCCGAGAATAACAAGGATTGTGCtttaaaagatcaaaatgaGCTACTAAAAtctcaaaagataaaattagaaaacaaattatcaaatcttgaagaagttttaaaaaatcaaaaactattaaatgaaaaaaaaaatactcaaaatcaATCAGAAGATGAAATAGATCAATTAAAATCAAGACTAGATAAATCTTTTTACAAAGCTAATGAACTcggaaaaaaacttaatattgtaACAGATAAAGCTGATCAGGCACAGCGAGAAGTAATTActattgaaagagaaaaaagacgTATAGAAGATGAGAAGATTCGAGCAAATACCAATATAGCAAAACTTGAATTAGAAATACGAAACTTAAAAAGTGAactaaataatacaaaagaggAGTGCgatacattaaaaagaaaaaatagagatAATTTAGTACAAACTCAAGATGGGGTAAAAGTGTTCAAagaccaaatttcaaatataaaacaggAGTTAATTGATGAGCAGAATAAGGTAAAAGACACCCGAGAGTTGTTCGAAAATAAGGTTACTCAATTACAAGATGAGTTAGGAAAGCTAAGTAAATCGAAAGACGAATCtcttaaaaagataaaagatttagaagaaaaatggtgtaaatcaaaaaggattaatttacaaagaaaagaaaaaatagaaaacttagAAAAACAGCTGGAATGTAAAAAATCTGATAATGACACAATggcaaaaatattaagtttagaaaaagaaaatgattctttAAGAAGGATTTGTGAAACAAAGTCTTCAAACTACGAATTTGAAAATCTCAAATCTAAATATGATGACATTGAGAAAGAGATAAGTATGGccaaagaaaaattacaaagcGAAATGAATGATCTCGAAAACAAATACCAAAAGCTTAAAACGGAATATTCTGCAGTCACAACTGACTTGGAAAATTTACGTGCTTCTTATAATATGGAAGCTAGTATATGGGCGAAAGAAAAGATGgatctacaaaaaaaactaaatgaaataggtgataaatttaataattcctCCTCAAATGGATGGACTATAGAGCGAAATCGTTTTAAAAAGATCATTGAAGATCGAGATGCTCAGATAAATCAGCTTAAAATAGAGGCAGATGTCAGTAGATCACAGGTTGTGTGTCTGAAAAAAGAATGCGATGATATAAAGTGCAAACTAAATGACTAtgaaaaaatgtctaaatttcaAAAGGTTGTAAGCAATGATAATTCTATTGCTGAGGAACTAGAGTTTAaactaaatgaaataaataaaaaaatagtttcggAACAACGTGAAcataaaacagaaataaatacgATTGTGATGAAATACAAATCCAAATTAGATATTATGGATGAGGAAATGTCAAGCTTAAAGTCCACATGTTCGAAATATAGACGAGAACGTGAAACTTATAAAGATATGCTTGAATcattagaaaattcaaaaagtaggGGAACATCTTCAATCGACTCAGAAGTAAATGAATACAAAtctaaatttaatgatttaactctgaaaatgcaaatattgGAAGATGAATTGAATGATAGTAAAATAGAGGCGTTAAAGGCAACTGCAAAAATAATATCTGAAAAATCAACTTATGAAATACAAATTGCGGAATTAAATTCTCGAATTAATGAACTAGAAGAATGTGCGCTCATAGAATCAGGAAGAGCTCGTATTGCTGGAACACGAACTAAAATGGAACTCGCATGGCAAAAAGAGCGAGATAAccagaaaaaattgattaatgagTTGAATGCAATGACACGAGATCTAAAAAGCACATTGATAGAAATGGAGAAAGAGAGAGATTGTGAAAGATTGGAATCTAAGCGAAAAATTGATGGGATGCGTAAAGCATTTGATAGCGAAAATGAAGATACAAAAAAGCAAATAACAGATTTGCAATATGATTTATTAGAGCTAAGGGACGCTCATGCTAAGCTACGcacaacaaatgaaaaattgagaCGGGATcgttttaaaattgaaaaagaaaatgaaaatttaaaatcagtg